The Anopheles moucheti chromosome 3, idAnoMoucSN_F20_07, whole genome shotgun sequence genome contains the following window.
GTTTTTTatatgtatgggtgggatttCTGCCATGTGGGTTGTCAACGCCGTGTCACAATCACTCAATGCGTTTTCCGCAGAGCATCACTCAAATTTTGGGTCAAATAACGATGCACAATTGATGGCATTTGGTGGGACCAGTTGGAGGGTGTTATATTACGAGCTGCTGTAACCAATTAAAACCAATTGATGTGATGAAACCGAGCAGGTCTTTCTACAGCTTGACAtcgcttgcatgcaagtttgcatgcaagtacgaagttggacgccatcttgctcggctggtacatgcatgcaatattgcatggaagttcttgcatgcaagttcttgtatgcaattttgcatgcaagtttgttgcatgcaagttttttgAATGCAaatacgaagttgggcgccatcttgcgcgccaccttgctcggctggtacgtGCAAGTTGGGTGCAAAGTtattgtataaacattgcataccttacggcgcattgcgttgcaagttggttgcaaagttagtgtataaacattgcataccttactaCTATacactatacattcggaaactggtagttttcgaagacaTTTTTCCTGACCAACAGAATATttagtatttaaatattgcatacctttcggctgttttgctgtactaggtgctgcctcttctgtggatgctctcctggtactatacattcggaaactggtagctttcgaagaaatttttcttcaccaacgggaaagttagtgtttaaatattgcataccttacggcggttttcgaccaaaattgctaaGGTAAGAtggtaagatgttgcatgctagatgttgcgcaacatatgttgcaagccagatgttgtgcaacagatgttgcgcaacatcctggtactcggctggtaccagccCAAGCGGCAATgtttgcgacaaaacgcgcatttttgtatgaaagcaaaaaaactaatttataaaataaaatttaagtacTAAATTAGAGATATTGTCCACGATTGACTAGCATTATCACAGCAAATTATGAAGAAGCTTCCACCCATAGTGCAACTCTCCGCGGCTGAATTCAATTTCTGGAGCAACCATTTTTTTCATGGGAGCGTTCAGGTGTGGGGTAGGCCGGAGGTGTGTAAATGTGTGGTGTGATCGGTCGAGGGTTTGCACACCGTCGCACGTTCAAAAGTGACGAAGTTCGAGGTGAGCTTGCAACCAAAGACATCGCCCGCGGCAACCAAGTTCGTGGAGGCAGTGTCTTCCTCAGGGTTGGAGGAAGGCTTGAAACGGGGGAAAATCGTGCAACTTtcgcgttttgtcgcaaacATTGCTGGTTGGGAGGTGTtatctcttgaaaaacatgctctcttggtatcaaaaatctgaaaacagctggtttgtatgcaaagttggtgtgtaaacattgcatacctttcgacggtttttgagcaaaattgctgtactaggagctacctcttccgtggatactctcctggtattatacgttcggaaactggtagttttcgaagaaatttttctcgactaacgggaaaattagtgttcttggtcctggtgcaatttcgtttatacttttagtcccaaagtcgatattcttctctgcatttaatttatcacatagaaacaaatgttttatataaccaaggaagatatttttgatcatttttttacctttttaattaaattttgtgctataaattaactctgctgttaaatttccaaaaatcgcacaatcggtacatattttttggggcccccaacacggcgaggacctaggcgaccgcctactccgcctaccgtttgatccgccgctgcaatCTCCGATAATTACCAAATCTCTGATAACATTCCTATAATGTTATGTATCACTAACGTAACACTAATGTATCACATAACATCATTTTATTCACTTCCCATTTCTAAAATGAACAAATTCTTTTATTGTAGTAAGGAttaactatccggctacgtggtaaaattaagtATAGTAAgctagaaatggcaggcatgacctagaaGGTCTCTCCTCTTCgccaagaagaagagaaagagagagagagattctgttccttcttttcttaacgACCGACTTcatcatgcctgccatttttttcctttctagaCTTACTagttttaccacgtagccggacaGTCCGTCCTTGTAATGGGGATGGTGTTTGGTGTAATGTAACGATTCGAATGGTATTTCGTCTCTCTCTCCTTTCGTGTGGGAACGTCGTTGCTACCACCGTGCCACCCGAACATAGTGGTTGTTTCGTGTCACAGGACATCAATTacttttcaaatatttttgtaatctTTTCTCCCTTCTCTGCCAGTATCTCTTCTATGTTTCGCTTTCCGTTCAAATCGGTAAACCAGTTCAGGTTGTCCGCTATCAGATGGTGATTACTACAACCATCGCACGTCACTATTACGACTCCCTTTTCGTATGCTTGCTTGGATATCATTTTCATGTTCCGATGGTTGCACACTTTGCAGGTAAAAATTAGGCTCATCTTACGTGCCTGTATCCGGCCTAATTCATCGGTCTGATTGTTTTGAACACTATCAGCTACTGGGGCATTTGTTGTACAGAACGCTACAAGAGAAAACAGGTGGCAATTAAAATCAGCATGTTCGGTTTATAGTGatgatgcaatgcaatgccaAACTCACATGAGCGGAGAATTGAATTACTTGCTATGGGTGATGTTTGCGAGGTAACTTTTAATTGTACAGCCTTATTAGCTACCTGCAGCATACTTCGTCGCCAGATTAGACCGAGCACATTTTTTGAAAAAGCCATTTGAACCACAGGTTTCAGCATATTGCGATGCAATCGTCCGGAAAACCGCGCTCCACAACCTGAAtattgacaaaacaaaacaagatttGCTTATGCTGTCAATTGACATGCAGACAATCTGTTCGCCTTGTCATCCAGGCGACTGTCGAAGGTTTTGTTACACAGCAACACTGAGATGTCATCGGTGCTGTTATCGATCGCGGCCAATTCTGACAAACTACACCAAAAACGAGGAGATTGCATGTGTTTTTCCCAAGCAAGGGTTTACAACTGTAGAAGGAAAAAGTTCATTGTGCGGCGTTCCTGTCTTGAGTAACGCCGGTTTTGAAATAACAAACACTTTGTGCAATTCAACCAAATTCCGCAACGCAGTGAGCAGTGATACACTGGTGCAACGCTGGTTCGGGTAGAAACAGGGCTCACTTCGCTGTACTCCCAGCTGCTCTACAGTACGAATGGATTCCGACCCGgaggtggtgctggtggaaaAAATTGAAGAGGACGAAATATCTACAGATAAAGACAGTGGTATGGAGTCGGCCATCGGAAGCAAGGATGAAACGCCGGAGCGCAAACCCTCTACGGTACGTACTATCAGCGCACAGATGATTCCTTTTTGCGTGTGTCGTGCAGTACCAGCATAGcaatgttgtattttttgcGTAAATTCCAGTATAAAACCCATGAACAATTACGCATTCGTTCTGCATAAGAACGCTGcaagaaatttgttttgttttcacatcACATCCCCTAATACCTAACCCACCAAAGATATACTAATGCGCCGCTGTTTTGTTGCGCAACAATCTTTTAATTCGTGTTCCATTTATGTCTTGTGCCTACACAGCCAGAAGAAGAGCCCAAACAATCCGAACCCGTGAAACCAGCCGCTGCTCCGGAAGCAGCACCTGTCGCTGCGGCTTCAGCCTcctcatcatcagcagcagccccAGCACAGCCAGCTGCGGCATCGGCACCATCCGGACCTTCCTCTTCCCGACCTTCCGCATCCACCCCGCCACAACCGACTAAGACAGTGGCACGCACAAGTGCAAACGATTACGATGACGTAAGTGACGTATGTAAAGTTATCACAAAAAAACTATAGCACGCATGAAAaggaacaataaacaatatacACTTGTTTTACCATTACAGGAACCAGATGAGAGCCTGGGTGAACGACTTTGGGGTTTGACAGAGATGTTCCCCGAACCGGTGCGTCAGTTTTCCGGTGCCGTAACGGATCTTACCGTACGAAGCGTCAAAGGATTGTACTCGCTCACCTGTAATGTGTCGTGGATTTTCTTTACAACCTCCATGGTTCTGCTGGCACCGGTTGTGTTCGAGGTTGAGCGTGCCCAAATGGAGGAGATGCAAAAATCACAACAGAAGCAGGTCCTGCTTGGACCAGGCACggccgttggtggtggtggtgcaccAGGTGGCATGCCGGCGTTACCGCCGATGGCAGCAGCTCGATAAACGTTATTTACAGTAGCAGCAATCCTATTAACCAGTGTTAGTGTTTTAGTGCGGTGTAAGCCTGTTttaagtttttcttttcgcttcttttcATCTTCCGAGGATTTGGTTTACAATATTTCGTTAACCAGTTAAGACATACAAAAGAAATCCCCGTAATCGAACAGATTGTATTGCCAATCATACATGTGCATGAATTGGATAACTCCAGTTAGTTGCCTAATAGAATATCCGGTCttacaacaaagcaaaaagcaaTGTGTTTCTTAGTCAAACGCTACTTACAATGTTTGCGATCCCTTTATAATCTTAGTAGAATGTGGCCATCTCTTTCTTGTTCGCGACATGCTGCGCCACTGGCAGCTGCCCGTGCTGCTAACTTACATCTCAAACAACAGGTTTGTTTCCAGTCATTTCGTTGCATTTCGTAGAGAATGGTATTCCATTTCTACCAACACAGCATGCATACATTATACATACTTTATATGGCTTTGTTTAAATAAGAAAAGTGTAGCTCTACAGGGAAAGAAGGCCAGACAAACcaataaacagcaaaaaacaaacacacagtgaGGTATAGTGAAACAATGTTGAAATTGTCATTTATTAATATCGAatgacaaattatttttttacgatGGACATGTACATGCAGTGTGCATACTCAAACATCGCCCATTTCTTCATCCTCCAGCACTAAATCGTCCAACATCTCCTCGAGCGTGATCCGTGGTACGGATGGATCGTCCATATCGTTCGTGTCTACTGGTATCTGCTTGTTCTTGTCCTTGAAAATGTTCACATTCTGCCGCAGCTCTGGATCTTCCTCCAAGTCCTCCAGGAACTCGTTGTACTCGTTTTCGATATCCGTATCGACCGCTACGTCTTCGTTCAGATGCTTCAGCTTCCAATTACGGTTCTGCTTACGCACCGTCTTATCGTACGATTTCTTTATCAGCAGCACATCGGGCACAAGGTCAGCATTTAGCTTCTCAAAATCGgcattatttatgtttgcttCGCGCAAGTCGTATCCCAGCACGGAATCACCCGGTTTCAGCAAATTGCCCAGATGTGACTTGACGTGGATGGTATTATCGTTAATACCCAGCTCGGATGCCTTCACCACCCAAACGTCGGCCAGCGAGTGACGCTGAGATACAGGACCCTGGCCGGGAAACGTTTTCCGTTGGCTCTCCCGAATAATCTCCACGTCCATCACAACGAACTCGATCATCTGCTTGGGATTGCAGATCGCTTCAAAAGGTGTCTTCCAAAAGGCCATATTCTGCACTTCCGCCactggaaacaaaaaatacatttagaAATAGTGTGATAACGTTTTGTTCGCCTTGCTGCTCACTTACTTTGTGCCGTCTGTGGATCGATGAGGTGAATCGAGTTGGCCACCTTCGAAACCAAACAGATCGGTGTTATATGACCCATCTGCTGCATCAATCTCTTGCTCAAACACACCAAACTACCCTTCGACACCGGTACGATGTCGATTGCGTACGAATATTTGTAATTGTACGAATTGCTGTGGATATCGTGCGAAATAAGCTTCTTAGAGTTGGTAACCTTTACTGGCAGGACTGCCTGCAAGAAATCAACCATCTTCCTGGCGTGGGCATCTGTCGCGTAAAAGAAATCCAACCCACCGGTGTTTGGCTTGATTCCAAGCGTGTTCTCGTGCGCCTTGTGCTTCAGTATCATTTGCTCGAGGTAGAATAGTGTCTTCCTGTTGACTGCTTTCTGGCGTACCTGCACCATACAACGCCAGAAGTCCTTCGCCTCAGTTCGGTGGCAATCGTCACACATCTGATTGTTCACCGTAAACTCCACCACGAATACCTGCTGCAGCACGACGTCACTCATCACCTCTCCGTGTACGGTCAGCTTTACCTTGATGCGCTTCGAGTGAGGCTCCGTCCAAACGAAACCCGCATCGACCAGTTTTACTTGACGCAAACCTTGCAAGCGCTTCAGACAAAGGCTCAACAGTTCCTTGGATTCCAGACTGCACTGCACCCATTCATTCGGTGGGTTTAGGTAGCGCTCGCAGTTCCGGCAGAAGAAAATTACCGCCTGCTTCGGAATGTTTTCGGTAATGTCGACATGCGAACGTAGACATGGAACGCACATGTTCGATGCGTTCGGTTCAATCGGGACACCACATTCGCAACAAAGAATTTTATTCACCGCTCCGGAAGCCGCCGAAACAACCCCATTCGTAGCATTGTTAATGTACTCCATGTTTAACAGCACTAATTTCTTCCCAGTTTCCAGGGAATTCACAACATGTGCGCGGTCGTGTGTCAACAATTTATGCAACTGTCAAATCCTTGGATAGGAACACCATGCGTTTAGGCGATCAGGTTGGAAGATGAATCTTGCTgttattttttccaaaatgCAATCACTGCCCACGTGTGCACTCATGTTTCAAACGTGATGTTatatttgcatattattttaattacattctTTGTACAAAGGAACACTTTAGAAATACAAGTATGTATGCCTTCATCATCTTCTgattttgcaaaaaataaagaaaacaatttatttccaAGATCCGTTAATCGACTACTGGTCGCGGATTCACCATCCACAATGAAGTGATGAATACTTAAAAAGCTTACAAAAGAATCATTTTTTCGACGCAATTATCGATGCTTATTTACGAATCTTTTCAGCAGGATACATGCAAAACATTTCACATTACACATTAAACAAAAAGCTACTCCtattacatacaaaaaaaaattcatacGTTGGTACAGCGTATCTTActtttcgaaaactggtgatAATTGCTGACTTGCACTTAGCATTGTCATTCAttagttttgtgtttgttaaaGCTTTGAACAACTACATTCGTATGTAAGCGCTTTATTAGTATGGGCACATGTTTatgtaaagcaaaacaatgcaaataaACTAAGACAAACTATTCATAGCCTTTCTGAgtccagcttaacaaactGTTTGGAAAGATGCAAACACAAAATTGATCTATTGGTTTAATAAATCTCAACGCATTATCGTCAAAAGTAGTAAAATAAACCGCATGGTGGACAGTAACGACTTTTAGCTTAACGCTTGGAATGCCTCACATCAAACGATACTTCTGGAATCTGATTGAGTGCTGCATTATCGAAAGCATAAACCCTTCCGCCGACACTATTTCTATGCCCGGGAACTTCTCTCTGTACTTCACCCATGACGCACTATCCGCTGGATCGGAGATGACAAACATTTTGTTCGTACCTTTCGGTGGTTGGCTGCTAAACTTTGATATTTTCGCTCCGGCGCACGAAAGTATTACTATTATTTGGAATAAAAACGTATCAAATATATGATATTATAAATCACTGATCTGTAATTCAGCTCGTCCTTTTAATGTGCATACTTACAGTACAGctctgatggtggtggttgtgtgcTCGAGGTAACAAAAACAGTATAATCCTGAAATAACTTATGCCTTTTTGCCTTCATTAGCGTGTCGCGTAGACTAAATTCGTAGCGCTTCTCTTTAGCGGGATCGGATAAGATATGGTTCCATGCATCAATGGGTTCCTTTCCATCGCTATTTTGTAACGCATCCAGATATGACTGACCAACGATAGGTATTCCCTTCGCTACACTGCACAGGAATTTGTAAGTTCGAATAATGCGGTCTGTCACTAAGATGGTTGCTAATTCCGGCATGTCCACTATCTTGCCGCCTGGAATGAATGAAGTTAAAGgttaaacattattaaatttgtttttgatatACGATCGTTAATTTTGCAagtttagaaaaaaacaaacggttaAATGATAATGGGCAACAGATAAACAGTAGCTTTGGAATGTTTGCAATGTTCATGCGAACCCAGAATGTGGCATGCAATAATCAAAAGATTTGTTTGCAAGTAAAATACTTAAGCACTGTATGTTAAACATGAATCATGTGCAGTAAATTCAACGCGATGTTTTTTGCCACGCTAACATGCGAACCAAATACTTGCTTAAATCATTAAATAGTTGGGACTACATTCATTTTAAGTATCTATAGCTCCAGTATCTATAGTAGTCTTTAAGTATGTGAGTGAGTATAAGTATAAGTATACCGAGTATAAGTTTACAGACCGGCCCAGTGCGGTTTTACCGCGACTAAACACGTCATCAAAGTTTTCTAATTAGGTATCATGGTTTCAAGAGTTAAAAGCCTAATATAGCTAATGTTAGATAAATATACATAATCTGGAAGTCatacataattaaaataaaagcaatatgTTCATACTTAACAGCAAAATGCATCTTGtaaaatgtgcaaaatgaataatgtagtgcaaaaaaaaacccacgaTAAGCTCTACTTCATGTGAATGATTCTATACATCTACGCAGAACTCAACATACCAGCACGAGCTATACATTTTCGGTAGGGCTCTGGGCTCAtttttgtgaaaattaatCGGGGTTGATTAGATCGTGTTGTCGATACAGATGAAGTATCACTTCCTGTGCTGCTAGTTGCACTATCATGCCCTAGGACTCCACTTTTCAAACTGAACGTTTTGTCCTGGTCCACAAACAAATCAGACGAAGTTCCCACTACCTTCTTGATGCGGCTGGTTACTCTTCGAGCTCGCTCCTTTACTTCCACTTCCGGGGCAAAAGCTGCGCCTCTTGGGTCTGATTTatatcgtttcgtttcgacTACTGCCAAATTACTATTTTCCTCCCGATCCGTTGACGACTCATCCTTTCTTTTTCGACCAGCACGAGTTGACCTTTGCACTGTAGACCGTTCCTTTGTCGACTCTGATAAATAGTCTACCGATTCATCAAGCATTCGCTTCTTGTAAGTTTCTACGCGATTGCGCGCCGATACACGTTTAGGGATAAGATCagaatgtttgcttttatcGGTTGAGCATCGTGCTTCCGATGATTTAGGTTCCTGCTTAGATTCCGTCGTACTTTCACTGTGTGTGATTTTCTTATCTTTCACTCCTCTGTTCGATGTTTTCGACTTCGGTTCCGATGTTTTCGCAGTATCCTTCATTTCTTTACGCCTGGTAGATGTTTTTCGAGAATCTGGCTGGTTTTTCTCAAATCCTTCCGcttcttttggttttggttttgtggaTACCGTTCTATTGTTCCTGCCCTCATGTCGCTTCTTCACTTGTTCAACTAACATTGTCTCTTCGTCATCCTTTTTGGGTTGCACTTTTCTACGATCCGTCAGTGCTTGCTGCTTCTTCAACTTTCCAGCTTCTCGTACATTTTCTAACTCTTTCTCCAACGCAGCACTTACATTCGTTTTCTTAAACAACTGTCGATCGGaagggccatcatcatcatcaccgctgctactgctgctatcATTAAAATGATACTTTGGTTTCCCCTTGGCGGTGATTGCACGAAGGATGTTTTGCTCGCGCATTTGTTCCGACACTGAGCGGATGCAATCGGCTTTCGGTAAGAATAACATCGGATGTTCTGGAGTGAGAAATTCTGTCATCTCCGCATTACTGCATTTCCTATTTCTTATGGCTTTGGGAGTGGCTAGTGTGTCTGTTTTCTTGAGCGGTATTTTAAACATGCTTGTCGGTTCTTCGTCATCGGCCTTTTCTACACATTCTGCTGTCATTTTCGGTGGGTATAGAGCACTGATCGGAATAGTTGCTGCCAAGCACAATTCATCTTCCGTATCGAACGAATCATCGGTTTTTTCATCTACTGCTTTCGTGCTGTTTTCCTTattagatgatgatgatgatgatatttCTATGCACGGTTCCATGTGTGGTTGTCCTTCTTCTTGTTGCCCATGTGACAAGTGCGTAGTACTATTTATTTGTGGATTAAATTGAGTAATTTCATTCTCGAGCAATGTGCCATTTTCCAAAAGTTTGAGCTTGCCAAGGTCGTACATATTTTCATCTACATCACTCACTATCTCCATCAACTGAGAATCAATCGGGTCCGACAAATGGCATGTTTTAATGTCCACTAGCTTGAGGACTGGTTTTTTCTTGACGATCCTTTCATTGTTCGTTTCCATGTGAGGGTTTAATGGTTGTGTATCCAAATCATACGCTGTACATGCTGCTGAAATGCTGGGTATGTTCTTAACTTTCCCATATAAAACGGGAAGATCCATATTATTTTTTGGAGGACTTAACGGTTGTGTCAGTAAATCATCGTCATCTATCATTATAGCAGAAGTTGGCAAGGGATCCTTATGGCTTTCTTTAGGTACAATCGCAGGTTGGTTTAGTAATTCTGAAAAGGTAAATTGCTGTGTTGGTAGATTTGCATAATCAATTTCTGGAGTTTCATTGCATTTGTCATGCGCTACAGCACACGTTTGCTTATCGCAAGAAGATCCTTTCCCTGCCATGCCCTGCATGTATAATTCTGGAGGTGTAAATTGTTGCGTTGGCATATTTGCATAATCAATCTCATGCGAGTGAACTGATTTGCGTGGGGTTTTTGGGTTGATTGGTGTAACAAACGACGAATTCGCTGAAAGTTTGCTAGTACAGGGCTTATCTACAATCAATGGCTGTGTTGATATTTCATATGGGCTTTTCAATTGCAGTTTCTGTTCCGATGATTTGGGTTTTTCCGCCAATTTGTGAAGAGGCTGTGTCAACAGCTCGTATGGATCATCAACACCAAAAGCCTGCGTTTCCATGTCATATACATTTGCTACATGCGACTCGTGCCTCGTGTTTTCCGCCTCGAAGGAAGACTGGTGCGGTTTCACTTTAATGCAACCTTCTTGATTCAGTGAAATTTCAAGCACATCgtcttcattttccttttcgtcGAAGCACAAATCAGGTGTCTTTGACGAACGATTTGCTTGCTGCGGAGGATCCGAATTGTCAGCAATTGAACGATCTGCATCTGAACCGGGTTTGAAATGAATATTTGTTTCAACTGGAGGATCATCATCAAAATTCAGTTCCGGCGTGATAGATCTATCATCAGCTACCTCGGATAATTTACCCTCCTTTGTCAGAGATCCTGCtcgtttttttggttgctgcaATCGTTGATCTATCATGGATTGTTCATGATCTTTTTTACTGTCATTCCATTCAATACGACTCATTTCCACCGTTGTATTACGGTATTCCTGGAACGATACCGAATCAACGGAGCGATCCGGCAGAATGGAAACCTTAGGTACAACAGCACCACTATGAGATATATCTAGATTGTGCATCAAATTTTGTGATTGCTCGATATACTTGTTGTTGAACATCGCATCATTACTGTCGTCATCGTCCTCCACTGTCATTTGAAAATATTCTTCTTCCGTTTCAAACTGTTCTTGTTGCTTCGTATCGGGAAGGATAGGTTTGATCACCACTGACGGACAGTCCAGTTCATGTTCCGGTTGCTGTGTTTctggaataaaaaataattcctcATCTTCGTCATCCTTTTCTGAACGGTGATCAACATTAGGAACAGTTATTTCAGTTGGCTTTGCACACAACATACTGCCATCGCTTTGTTGAGTTTCCGGTACCATGAAACTACTGCGGCGCCTTTCTGAAGAAGAGCAAGGGGGGTCGTGTACAGCAGCGACTGTTTCAAGCAGCGAAGATCTTCTTCCAAAAGTTCCCAACGCACTAACCGCAGTATGTGCATTTTGTCTGTTTCTGGGAAGAGGCTGTGTTTcctaaaaatatataaaacgcCAAATGTATAGAGTATTGCACATCTGGTATGAGATAATCGTACATACGTCAAGACTACAGTCGATAACATCTGACGTTGAGTCTTCGTCTTGCAAGAGTGCAACGTCATCAGCTTTGCGCTTATGATCTACTTCAACGGAAGCAAGCAGGTCGCCCAAATGCAGTCGACTATGTGTAGTGATGTCGATCCAGGTTATTGGATCAATGGATTTCTGGTCAACAGTTACCCCGTGAAACGAGCAGAGATCCGTAAtttgcagtttttctgtggcaGCATCAAGACGCAGACCGGCATGCATGGGACAGATACTCTGTAAggaaaataaagcaatatATACCCGATAAATCATTTTAACGTGCCTTCAGATTTTGCTTTTATATAATTTCGGTAAATGCGGGACgattatttcaaatttaaaagtgCTAATGCTGTTAGTTCGTTAATGAATGGTGATagagaactttttttttttggtggccaAGCACGGCCAGGTCATGTTGCTGTTACATCGGTGTgtagcaaattacaaacatcgccagtttttgtttaacaccctttataataaacaaacaacttcAGATAGTATAATGAAAAGGGGCTACTTTGCGCTCGTTCAACACTTGGGCTAGGTAAAACCCTAGTCTTAATTTCAAAGTTATTTCGTACATGTTCAACATGGTTGAAGCTTCAATCACAGctttggaactttgtttagtaattacatattttattgttactgTAGCCACCAGGCACATTAATTCGACTGTAGTGCACACCAAAAATAGTGCTGCCGAAGTGTATATCAAAAATGGACCAATCGTTGGCGAAAAGCGTGGAGAATATTATGCGTTCGAAGGTATTCCTTATGCGAAACCACCGCTAAGTAGATTGCGTTTCGCACCATCGGAACTGAACGATGAGCGTTGGATTAAACCACGTTACGTTACCCAGCCAGGAGCAAAATGTCTTCAATGGATTCATTTcaataaaacgaaagaaaagttGGTAGGTGCGGAAAACTGTCTCTTCCTGAACGTGTACACAACATCCATTGATCGTTCGTTACATCTGCCTACGATTGCTTTCATACATGGTGGTGCATTTATGTTCGGAGTAGGTAGTAATTATAGACCAGACCACATCATAAACCAAAATGTGGTTTTGGTAACATTCAACTAC
Protein-coding sequences here:
- the LOC128303345 gene encoding mediator of DNA damage checkpoint protein 1-like isoform X1; translated protein: MHLNVQGTKYPIRPGINLIGSVQNKRYNTILLQDRSICPMHAGLRLDAATEKLQITDLCSFHGVTVDQKSIDPITWIDITTHSRLHLGDLLASVEVDHKRKADDVALLQDEDSTSDVIDCSLDETQPLPRNRQNAHTAVSALGTFGRRSSLLETVAAVHDPPCSSSERRRSSFMVPETQQSDGSMLCAKPTEITVPNVDHRSEKDDEDEELFFIPETQQPEHELDCPSVVIKPILPDTKQQEQFETEEEYFQMTVEDDDDSNDAMFNNKYIEQSQNLMHNLDISHSGAVVPKVSILPDRSVDSVSFQEYRNTTVEMSRIEWNDSKKDHEQSMIDQRLQQPKKRAGSLTKEGKLSEVADDRSITPELNFDDDPPVETNIHFKPGSDADRSIADNSDPPQQANRSSKTPDLCFDEKENEDDVLEISLNQEGCIKVKPHQSSFEAENTRHESHVANVYDMETQAFGVDDPYELLTQPLHKLAEKPKSSEQKLQLKSPYEISTQPLIVDKPCTSKLSANSSFVTPINPKTPRKSVHSHEIDYANMPTQQFTPPELYMQGMAGKGSSCDKQTCAVAHDKCNETPEIDYANLPTQQFTFSELLNQPAIVPKESHKDPLPTSAIMIDDDDLLTQPLSPPKNNMDLPVLYGKVKNIPSISAACTAYDLDTQPLNPHMETNNERIVKKKPVLKLVDIKTCHLSDPIDSQLMEIVSDVDENMYDLGKLKLLENGTLLENEITQFNPQINSTTHLSHGQQEEGQPHMEPCIEISSSSSSNKENSTKAVDEKTDDSFDTEDELCLAATIPISALYPPKMTAECVEKADDEEPTSMFKIPLKKTDTLATPKAIRNRKCSNAEMTEFLTPEHPMLFLPKADCIRSVSEQMREQNILRAITAKGKPKYHFNDSSSSSGDDDDGPSDRQLFKKTNVSAALEKELENVREAGKLKKQQALTDRRKVQPKKDDEETMLVEQVKKRHEGRNNRTVSTKPKPKEAEGFEKNQPDSRKTSTRRKEMKDTAKTSEPKSKTSNRGVKDKKITHSESTTESKQEPKSSEARCSTDKSKHSDLIPKRVSARNRVETYKKRMLDESVDYLSESTKERSTVQRSTRAGRKRKDESSTDREENSNLAVVETKRYKSDPRGAAFAPEVEVKERARRVTSRIKKVVGTSSDLFVDQDKTFSLKSGVLGHDSATSSTGSDTSSVSTTRSNQPRLIFTKMSPEPYRKCIARAGGKIVDMPELATILVTDRIIRTYKFLCSVAKGIPIVGQSYLDALQNSDGKEPIDAWNHILSDPAKEKRYEFSLRDTLMKAKRHKLFQDYTVFVTSSTQPPPSELYLILSCAGAKISKFSSQPPKGTNKMFVISDPADSASWVKYREKFPGIEIVSAEGFMLSIMQHSIRFQKYRLM
- the LOC128303345 gene encoding uncharacterized protein LOC128303345 isoform X4: MHLNVQGTKYPIRPGINLIGSVQNKRYNTILLQDRSICPMHAGLRLDAATEKLQITDLCSFHGVTVDQKSIDPITWIDITTHSRLHLGDLLASVEVDHKRKADDVALLQDEDSTSDVIDCSLDETQPLPRNRQNAHTAVSALGTFGRRSSLLETVAAVHDPPCSSSERRRSSFMVPETQQSDGSMLCAKPTEITVPNVDHRSEKDDEDEELFFIPETQQPEHELDCPSVVIKPILPDTKQQEQFETEEEYFQMTVEDDDDSNDAMFNNKYIEQSQNLMHNLDISHSGAVVPKVSILPDRSVDSVSFQEYRNTTVEMSRIEWNDSKKDHEQSMIDQRLQQPKKRAGSLTKEGKLSEVADDRSITPELNFDDDPPVETNIHFKPGSDADRSIADNSDPPQQANRSSKTPDLCFDEKENEDDVLEISLNQEGCIKVKPHQSSFEAENTRHESHVANVYDMETQAFGVDDPYELLTQPLHKLAEKPKSSEQKLQLKSPYEISTQPLIVDKPCTSKLSANSSFVTPINPKTPRKSVHSHEIDYANMPTQQFTPPELYMQGMAGKGSSCDKQTCAVAHDKCNETPEIDYANLPTQQFTFSELLNQPAIVPKESHKDPLPTSAIMIDDDDLLTQPLSPPKNNMDLPVLYGKVKNIPSISAACTAYDLDTQPLNPHMETNNERIVKKKPVLKLVDIKTCHLSDPIDSQLMEIVSDVDENMYDLGKLKLLENGTLLENEITQFNPQINSTTHLSHGQQEEGQPHMEPCIEISSSSSSNKENSTKAVDEKTDDSFDTEDELCLAATIPISALYPPKMTAECVEKADDEEPTSMFKIPLKKTDTLATPKAIRNRKCSNAEMTEFLTPEHPMLFLPKADCIRSVSEQMREQNILRAITAKGKPKYHFNDSSSSSGDDDDGPSDRQLFKKTNVSAALEKELENVREAGKLKKQQALTDRRKVQPKKDDEETMLVEQVKKRHEGRNNRTVSTKPKPKEAEGFEKNQPDSRKTSTRRKEMKDTAKTSEPKSKTSNRGVKDKKITHSESTTESKQEPKSSEARCSTDKSKHSDLIPKRVSARNRVETYKKRMLDESVDYLSESTKERSTVQRSTRAGRKRKDESSTDREENSNLAVVETKRYKSDPRGAAFAPEVEVKERARRVTSRIKKAAR